The following coding sequences are from one Bos indicus x Bos taurus breed Angus x Brahman F1 hybrid chromosome 5, Bos_hybrid_MaternalHap_v2.0, whole genome shotgun sequence window:
- the XPOT gene encoding exportin-T isoform X2, with protein sequence MLNPQPEKTFIRNKAAQVFALLFVTEYLTKWPKFFFDILSVVDLNPRGVDLYLRILMAIDSELVDRDVVHTSEEARRNTLIKDTMREQCIPNLVESWYQILQNYQYTNSEVTCQCLEVVGAYVSWIDLSLIANDRFINMLLGHMSIEVLREEACDCLFEIVNKGMDPVDKMKLVESLCQVLQSAGFFSIDREEDVDFLARFSKLVNGMGQSLIVSWTKLIKNGDIKNAQEALQAIETKVALMLQLLIHEDDDISSNIIGFCYDYLHILKQLTVLSDRQKANVETIMLAVMKKLTYDEEYNFENEGEDEAMFVEYRKQLKLLLDRLAQVSPELLLASVRRVFSSTLQNWQTTRFMEVEVAIRLLYMLAEALPVSHGAHFSGDVSKASALQDMMRTLVTSGVSSYQHTSVTLEFFETVVRYEKFFTVEPQHIPCVLMAFLDHRGLRHSSAKVRSRTAYLFSRFVKSLNKQMNPFIEDILNRIQDLLELSPPENGYQSLLSSDDQLFIYETAGVLIVNSEYPAERKQALMRNLLTPLMEKFKILLEKLMLAQDEERQASLADCLNHAVGFASRTSKAFSNKQTVKQCGCSEVYLDCLQTFLPALSCPLQKDILRSGVRTFLHRMIICLEEEVLPFIPSASEHMLKDCEAKDLQEFIPLINQITAKFKIQVSPFLQQMFMPLLHAIFEVLLRPAEENDQSAALEKQMLRRSYFAFLQTVTGSGMSEVIANQGAENVERVLVTVIQGAVEYPDPIAQKTCFIILSKLVELWGGKDGPVGFADFVYKHIVPACFLAPLKQTFDLADAQTVLALSECAVTLKTIHLKRGPECVQYLQQEYLPSLQVAPEIIQEFCQALQQPDAKVFKNYLKVFFQRAKP encoded by the exons ATCTGTACCTCCGAATTCTCATGGCTATTGATTCAGAGTTGGTGGATCGTGATGTGGTTCACACCTCAGAG gaggcTCGTAGGAATACTCTCATAAAGGATACCATGAGGGAACAGTGCATTCCAAACCTGGTGGAATCATGGTACCAAATCCTACAAAATTATCAGTATACCAATTCAGAAGTGACATGCCAGTGCCTTGAAGTAGTTGGGGCTTATGTCTCTTGGATAGACTTATCCCTTATAGCCAATGATAG GTTTATAAATATGCTGCTAGGTCATATGTCAATAGAAGTTCTACGGGAAGAAGCCTGtgattgtttatttgaaattgtaAATAAAGGAATGGATCCTGTTGATAAAATGAAACTGGTAGAATCTTTATGTCAAGTGTTACAGTCTGCTGGATTTTTCAGCATTGACCGG GAGGAAGATGTTGACTTCCTGGCCAGATTTTCTAAACTGGTCAATGGAATGGGACAGTCATTGATAGTTAGCTGgactaaattaattaaaaatggggATATCAAGAATGCTCAGGAGGCACTGCAAGCTATTGAAACAAAGGTGGCGCTGATGTTGCAGCTCCTAATTCATGAGGATGATGACATCTCTTCTAATATTATTGGATTTTGTTACGATTATCTTCATATTTTGAAACAG CTTACAGTGCTTTCAGATCGACAAAAAGCTAACGTAGAG aCAATCATGTTGGCCGTTATGAAAAAATTAACCTATGATGAAGAATATAACTTTGAAAATGAG gGTGAAGATGAAGCCATGTTTGTAGAATATAGAAAACAACTGAAGTTATTGTTGGACAGGCTTGCTCAAGTTTCACCAGAGTTACTGCTGGCTTCTGTTCGCAGAGTGTTCAGTTCTACACTGCA GAATTGGCAGACTACACGGTTTATGGAAGTTGAAGTGGCAATAAGATTGCTGTATATGTTGGCAGAAGCTCTTCCAGTATCTCATGGTGCTCACTTCTCAGGTGATGTTTCAAAAGCTAGTGCTTTGCAGGATATGATGCGAACT CTGGTAACATCAGGAGTTAGCTCCTATCAGCACACATCTGTGACATTGGAGTTCTTCGAAACTGTTGTTAGATACGAAAAGTTTTTCACAGTTGAACCTCAGCACATTCCATGTGTACTA ATGGCTTTCTTAGATCACAGGGGTCTGCGGCACTCTAGTGCTAAAGTCCGGAGCAGAACCGCTTACCTATTCTCCAGATTTGTTAAATCTCTTAA TAAACAAATGAATCCTTTCATTGAGGATATTCTGAATAGAATACAAGATTTATTAGAGCTTTCTCCACCT GAGAATGGTTACCAGTCTTTGTTGAGCAGCGACGATCAATTATTTATCTATGAGACAGCTGGAGTGCTAATTGTTAATAGTGAGTATCCAGCAGAGCGGAAGCAGGCATTAATGAGGAATCTGTTGACTCCACTCATGGAGAAGTTTAAAATTCTGTTAGAAAAATTGATGCTGGCACAGGACGAAGAAAGACAGGCATCTCTAGCAGACTGTCTCAACCATGCTGTTGGATTTGCTAG TCGAACCAGCAAAGCTTTCAGCAACAAGCAGACTGTGAAGCAATGTGGCTGTTCCGAAGTTTACCTGGACTGTTTACAGACGTTCTTGCCAGCTCTTAGTTGTCCCTTACAAAAGGATATTCTCAGGAGTGGAGTCCGCACTTTCCTTCATCGCATGATTATTTGCCTGGAGGAAGAAGTCCTTCCCTTCATTCCATCTGCTTCAGAACACATGCTCAAAGATTGTGAAGCAAAAGACCTCCAGGAATTCATTCCTCTTATCAACCAGATTACAGCCAAATTTAAG ATACAGGTATCCCCATTTTTACAACAAATGTTCATGCCTCTTCTTCATGCAATTTTTGAAGTTTTGCTCCGACCAGCAGAAGAAAACGACCAATCTGCTGCTTTAGAGAAGCAGATGTTGCGAAGGAGTTACTTTGCTTTCCTGCAAACAGTCACAGGCAGTGGAATGAGTGAAGTCATAGCAAATCAAG GTGCAGAGAATGTAGAACGAGTGCTGGTTACTGTTATTCAAGGAGCAGTCGAATATCCAGATCCCATTGCTCAGAAAACATGTTTTATTATCCTTTCCAAGTTGGTAGAACTCTGGG GAGGTAAAGATGGACCAGTGGGATTTGCTGATTTTGTTTATAAGCACATTGTCCCCGCATGTTTCCTAGCACCTTTAAAACAAACCTTTGATCTGGCAGATGCTCAAACAGTATTG GCTTTATCTGAGTGTGCAGTGACACTGAAAACAATTCATCTCAAACGG GGCCCAGAATGTGTTCAGTATCTTCAACAGGAATACCTGCCTTCCTTGCAAGTAGCTCCAGAGATAATTCAG GAGTTTTGTCAAGCGCTTCAGCAGCCTGAtgctaaagtttttaaaaactacttaaaG GTGTTCTTCCAGAGAGCAAAGCCCTGA